The genomic window GCCGCCGAGCGAACGCAATTCTCCGGCGGCACCTCGTCGTCGATGAGGCGGTACTCGAACTCGGGATCCATGGCCTCGCGGCGCTGCTCACAGATGTTGTGGAGGACGCAGCAGGCGCCGAGGAGCACGGGGAGGTCCTGTAGCTTGACTTCGGTCCGCTTCTGTAGGCAGGACCATCTCCCCTTCAGCCGGGAGAAGGCAGCCCGGGCGACGGCCTGCACCTCACCGATCCTCTCGTTGAAGGCGTGTTGGGTCCAGGTGAGGTGCTGCTGCGCGTAAGGAACGAGCACCCAGTCCATCAGCGGGTGGCCGGCGCCGCCCACGACCCACATGCCGTCGAGCATCCCGTTAGCGCCACGGCGGTATAGGCCGGACTTCTCGAGAACCTGCTCGTCCGGCATGGATCCCGGCGACCCGATGCAGACGTCGGTGAAGATGCCGGAGGGGTCGACGACGCCCTGGAGGATGATGGAGTAGGACGTCTTGTGGTTGCGCTCGGTATGCCACTTGTTGAAGTACGCTGAGACGCCTGTTTTGGGAGCAATAATCGGTATGTGGGTGGTGTACATCGCTCCGACGACGTTTGGGATGCCGGAAATTGCCTGGAATTGCGCCCCCAGCGACCGGAGTTGGTCCTCCGAGGACGGCCACTGCAGGAACCTCGACATTAGCACGTCGCGCATCGCGGCGCAGACCTCGAGGACGAGCTTGTGGCAGGTGGATATGCCGAGGCCGAAGCGCTTGGACACCAGCCGCAGCGGCTCACCGGTCGCCAGCCGCCACACGCACACCGCCACCCGCTGCCGGACGGGGATTGCCGCCCGAAGCATCGTGTCCTCCTTCTCCACCGCCGAATTCAGCTCGCCGCAGATCATGTCGAACGTCGCCCGCCCCATCCGAAACGCCCGCCGGAACAAAGCCTCCGGGTAGTCTGGCGCGCTCACCGCGTCCCACCACGCCGTCGACCGGTCCTTGACCCACAACCGCCTCATCGTCGGCGCGGGCGCCGAATCGTTGTCGTCGGCGGTCGGATCTTTGGGAACCACCGAACCAGTAACCGCGGCGGGGGAGGCCTGGGAGAGGCGAGGCCGTCTCTTGCGGCGGCGATCGGAGTCCGCATCGTCGGAGCTGAGTTGTTGGTAGGTGTGATCA from Nymphaea colorata isolate Beijing-Zhang1983 chromosome 6, ASM883128v2, whole genome shotgun sequence includes these protein-coding regions:
- the LOC116255474 gene encoding protein ALP1-like, which produces MGGAVKKKKEEFGDPKAVAQLVSALGMLDDQSHRQERQVLDDQHVLDSSFASNTTASFLDHTYQQLSSDDADSDRRRKRRPRLSQASPAAVTGSVVPKDPTADDNDSAPAPTMRRLWVKDRSTAWWDAVSAPDYPEALFRRAFRMGRATFDMICGELNSAVEKEDTMLRAAIPVRQRVAVCVWRLATGEPLRLVSKRFGLGISTCHKLVLEVCAAMRDVLMSRFLQWPSSEDQLRSLGAQFQAISGIPNVVGAMYTTHIPIIAPKTGVSAYFNKWHTERNHKTSYSIILQGVVDPSGIFTDVCIGSPGSMPDEQVLEKSGLYRRGANGMLDGMWVVGGAGHPLMDWVLVPYAQQHLTWTQHAFNERIGEVQAVARAAFSRLKGRWSCLQKRTEVKLQDLPVLLGACCVLHNICEQRREAMDPEFEYRLIDDEVPPENCVRSAAAMRARDSIAHNLLHHAHAGTAFL